atagatcatgtctaatagagtatgagatttttatttttggggcGATTGGGatataaatattcttgactaaattatgttaggtaactactaagtaaatataatatgttacaaactttaggaataaaattttaaaatggtttctgaaatgcatatagtacaagtgtataattatgcaacttaacatattgaatatagtcaccaaaaatatattaaattaaattaatattaaacactaatataattacaaaacacacaaaaattaaattaaatcatttttaaaaaaacataaaacaaaacatatacccgccctttaaagggcgggtcaaaatccaGTTAACACATTAAACCGCAAAAATGTTCATTACCTGCAGCGGACCGGTTTATACGTATTCCGGTTACATAAAAACCGGGTTATGTCTCGGTTTATCTTCCTTCGTCTACTCTCAGTGTGTTCAATTTTCATTCAAAGTCTCTCCAAAATAGTCTCAGCGCCGGAGAAAGCGATGTTCAGAATCAAAATTCTAAGAAGCACAGTCTCTCGATCTCACCTACAAAAGTTTCCTCGAACATCTTCTCTCTTCTCCACATGGTACTCTCCAGAATCTCTCTCTGATCCACTAGTGCACGACGACGACGACAATGAAAACCCAATTCTCGTCAAACTCTCAGCTGCCATCAGAGACTCAAACTCTTCGTTTACGTCATGCCCCTCGATCAGGAACCTCCTTCCATCTCTCACCGCTCGTCACGTCGTCGATCTCATCGACCGCAACCCTCTCTCCCTCCCGCACCAATCCATCTTCGCTTTCTTCAAATTCATCTCATCCCAGCCTGGATTCCGGTTTACGATCGACTCCTACTTCGCCATGGCTCGGTTCCTAGCTGTCCACAAGATGTTCGACGAAGCACAGTCTCTCGTCTCGCTCGTCGTCTCTTGGAAAGGGAAAAACTCAGCTTCCTCCGTCTTCACTGCTTTGTTAGAAACGAGAGGAAGCGATTTCATTGTCGATGCGTTGATGATCGCGTACACAAACGTAGGGTTCGTACCCGATGCGGTTCAGTGCTTTAGGCTATCTCGGAAGCATAGGTTTGTAGTTCCGATTCGTGGATGTGGCAGCTTGCTTGATCGGATGATGAAGGTGAATCCGACAGAGACTGTTTGGGGTTTCTATATGGAGATTTTGGATGCTGGGTATCCCTCGAATGTCTACGTTTTCAATATCTTGATGAACAAGTTTTGTAAAGAAGGCAAAATGTGTGATGCGCAGAAGGTGTTCGACGAAATTACTAAAAGGAGTTTGCGGCCTACGGTGGTTAGTTTCAACACTTTGATTAATGGGTATTGTAAAGCCGGAGACTTGGATGAAGGGTTTAGGCTCAAAGAGCGTATGGTGAAGAGCAGAACACGGGGTGATGTTTTCACCTACAGTGCCTTGATTAATGCGTTGTGTAAGGAGAATAGAATGGATGGAGCTCATGGGTTGTTTGACGAGATGTGTGAGAGAGGGTTGATCCCGAACGATGTTATTTTCACTACTTTGATTCATGGTCATAGTAGGAATGGTCGGATTGACTTGATGAAAGAAAGTTACCAGAAGATGTTAAGTAGAGGTCTTCAGCCTGATATTGTGCTATATAATACTTTGGTAAACGGCTTTTGCAAGAACGGGGATTTGGTGGCTGCAAGGAACGTTGTTGATGGAATGATCCACAGAGGTCTCAGGCCTGACAAAGTTACGTACACAACTCTTATTGACGGGTTTTGTAGAGGAGGAGATGCAGATGCAGCTCTGGAGATAAGGAAGAAAATGGATCAGAATGGGATAGAACTCGATAGGGTGGGTTTCTCAGCTCTTATTTGTGGAATGTGCAAAGAAGGAAGGGTGTTCGATGCTGAAAGAGCTTTGAGGGAAATGCTGCGAGCTGGTATGAAGCCGGATGATGTTATCTATACAATGATGATGGATGCATCTTGTAAAAAGGGTGATGTTCAAACCGGTTTCAAATTGCTTAAAGAAATGCAGAGCGATGGGCATGTTCCTAGTGTTGTGACGTATAATGTTCTGTTGAATGGACTATGCAAATTGGGACAGATGAAGAATGCTGACATGTTGCTAGATGCCATGCTTAATATAGGGGTTGCTCCGGACGACATCACATACAACATCCTATTAGAAGGTCACCATAGACATGCACATTCATTGAAACATTATATACCGAAACCAGAGATAGGGACTGTTGCTGACTTGGCCTCTTACAAGTCACTAGTCAGTGAGCTCTATAGAGCTTCAAAAGAACACCGAAACAGATGACACCTAACTGTTTGTTTCTGGATATACGAGCTAACTACCAGAGGTTGTTTTCTTCATCATAGGTAATACCCGGAGATAAGTTTGATTGTATTATCTCCTTGATTTCAGTTTCTCAATGTTTTCTTACGTTGCCTATCATTATTAGGTGCAAGCGATTTGTCTATTTAAATCTTCTGAACTGGGTACTGTTCCATTTGTTGGAGTCTtaagtgttttatttttatgtttaaatcctttttattttacatattggGATGCATTTATAGTGAGCTGCATGAAAAACTAATGCGTCCAGTTTATATTTGAAACATACAACTTTTAAAAGGCCGTTATGGCGACACCATAAACTCCTCTCGCAATTTGAGATATATAGATTCTTCTTCATTTATATGGTGTACTTGTGTATCCACGATCTCTGCTATTAATGTTGGTCGTCCTCTTTCCTCGCAGGAACAGTATGGACAAAACTGAAGCCCTCTCATCTTTTGCTGCATTGTGATAAAGGTATTATTTGAGCCTGCTCTATGATTTCTTTAGTTTGGGCCCTTCATGACTATCATATGCAATTCACAAGAGACGAGAATTGTCAAAGGATTGCTACATGTTGTTAGTTGATGGGCTATACTTATCTTTTCGTTGTCTTTTGGGTAGGATTTGGAAACATTCACATTCAAATAGTTTTATTACAGTAACAAAATGTATGATCATTTGCTGAAATGTAGTAAACCAATATCAACACAAAAGTCCTAGTCCTAGGTACTTGATACAACATATATGGAAATGGAGAAAATCAATTATACATTATTTTGATCGACAACTCTCTTAACCTCTTTAACAATTTCCTTTATAAAATCCGCCTCGGagctgcaaaataatcaaagtagTTTAATCTACAGAGTTTTACAGAAGGAAATGATATTACAGAGATGAAAGTTATTGAATCAGTGAAGATGTTATTTTAATATGGTGTCTTCTAGAGTTTTAAGTAAAAAATGAGGCACAAACATTAACTGTACACACTTATATGAACTATGACGGCCCTTCAGACATTCACACGATGGACCAGTTTGTTTCTTCTGTTACAGTAACAAGGTTTACTTTTCTTGTGATGGCAGTTAACTGGTTCAGCGGGGCATGACTTTTAAGAAGGGAAAACGACGAAGAAACCTGAAAACTGTCGTAGCATATATATTTAAGGGTTATGAGTAAGGTACCTTTGTTCGCCTAACGGCAATCCCATCTTGTCCGAAACAGACTCTAAAGCTTCCTTCCATTTCTTGATCTGTTCCCCACTTGAAGTCTTAGCTAACCTCCAGAAGTTGCGACCGAACTCTGCCTTTTGGTATCTCACGGATGCGGCCTTCACCTTGAAGAAGATGGGTATCACTTGTAGTTTGCGTTGATCGgctcttttctttattttcgcTAGCTCGTTAAGGCACCAGCGTGACTCTGCGTACCTTCTTGAGAATATAGTTAGAGCTATTGTCGACTGCTTGATCCTTGCAAAGAGATGTTTCCGGTCTTTTCCCTTCTGTTCATCTTTGTCTATGAAGAAGTTGATTCCATGTCTTTTGAATGCGTCAACAAGGTGGCTCACGAAGCTGCAGCGTAGCTCCTCTCCCCTGAAGTTGATGAATACTTGGTTATTGTTATGGATGTGGAGGGGGGCAGATAAGGTATCCTTTGCTGAGATATTGCTATTGCTCTTTTTCATGTTGGTTAATCTGTAGTTTGAATGTGGGCAATGAAAATATGATTTGGCTGGTTCGCTCAAGTGCACTACTGCATGCTTTCTATTGCCACGCTTGAGTTATGTATTTATAGCCTTAGTGTGGTTCAAGTAATAGAggatatagtatatatataagtgaTCATTTTCATAGAacttatcttatatatatttttatgtgttttagATTTCTTAGATCCCAAGATGTGAATGAACGTTTCAGAATTGCCTCGTActatttgtttttagtttttaatttttaagtctCAAGGGACAAAACACAAGCATGCGTCTTGACGTGGTGCgtctatatataaataaggaAAACGAAAATTCAGATCCTTGACTAGCTTCCTGCTCGTAAAAAAATGTAGAGCGATGAGGTCTGTGAGTGTGTGTGACACAAACCAGTGCAGCTGCGTCGGTCAAACGTTACCAATCAAACTAGAACCTATAAAGTATATAACAGCTAATTTTAATACTGATTGAGATATATCCGATGTCTTAAAACATAggttagttattatttttattttatttttgttaatgttCGAGTGTTTTTAGCGATTGTCTACTCGTTGAGatgatagaaaaatataatgcaAATATCATTTACACAGTTATAGGTTTCGATTGTTTAAGTTTGTGTTATGATTTGAAAACCAAAacattgtataattttttttttaaaacaaagatTCCAGcattctaaattattatttagaaaatagaaCTGtcgaaatattttaaaaggtcTCCTTTTTGAGCAACTATTTTAAAAGATCTCCCCACATTACAGTTCAAGGGATTATTTAATTAGCAGCGAGATTGGCCCATGGCACAAAAAATGTGCCTTACATGCTCCTCCATACTTGGAAAAAGAGTTCGAAGTTTGAGAATACACTGGATATTTAAGtatggtttcaaaaaaaaaaacaatctaaatattttactttacaTTTTTGCATAATTGTGGGCATTTGAACCGAAACTCAAACCGACAATTTAATTGACAttcgatcaaaaaaaagaaaagaaaagaaatctcATTGACATGTTCAACTTGGTCTGGCCAAACAACATCACGGAGTTCTCCTTTTCCTAGTATTGAGTGTGAATTGGTGGGCCTCAATTCTCTTCTGTGGCCCAAACTCCTAATACCTGCAACAAAGTGAAGACATTATTATTTCCATTTATGATAAAGTCGGTCAAAGATTTATACGAAGCATAAAGCAATAAGGAAACTCTATCATAAGTCTTATGATAATAGGAAAAGCCTGGTAGTATAAATAGGGACCTAAGCCATTGTTAGTCATTACGATTTTTTCACAGCAATAGAGAGAGACATTAGTCAAGAGTTAAAGTCTTTTGTCTTAGAGGTCTAAGCTTTCTATTGTAAACAAAGAGTTTGGTTTTACATTCTAATAAAGAGAATAAGTTTTGGTTACTTTCTTATTCTAAAGTTCTTAAAGCACAAGAAGGTTAAATccttacaagtggtatcagagcattcaGGTTTGAGTGCAAAGGTGCTTTAAAGAATGGCTAAACCAAAGATCGAGAGGATCGATATCGATCGGTTCGATGGAACAGGAGATTTTCTGCTATGGAAGGTTCGGATGATGGCTCACTTTGGTGTCCTAGGGCTAAAGGATATCCTAACAGATGAGACGCTTCTAATGGATTCACCAGTCAACAAGGTAGAAAGAGATGATACCTTAAAAGAGACGGAGAAGAAAGAAGCAGAAGTGGTTCCGACCATTGATCCCGTTAAGCTCGGGAAATCAGAGAAAGCAAAAGATCTCATTGTTATAAATGTAGGAAACCAAGTCTTGAGGAAGATCAGTCACTGCGATACAGCTGCTGCAATGTGGACAGCTCTCAACACGTTGTACACGGAGACGTCCCTGCCGAATCGTATTTACCTGCAACACAAATTTTACACTTTCAAGATGAACGATTCAAAGACTATTGATGCAAACGTTGATGACTTCCTAAAGCTAGTAGCAGATTTAAATAACTTGAGCGTAGAGGTTGATGAAAAAGTTCAAGCTATACTACTACTAAACTCAATGCCTCAGCGATATGATCAACTCAAAGAGACCCTCAAGTACGGGCGAGACACTCTCAAGATCAACGAAGTAACCGGGGCTGCACGATCTAAGGAGAGAGAGCTATTGGAAAGTGGTAAACTCTCTAAGTCTCAGGATGAGGGTTTATATGTTGAGGATAGAGGAAGGAcatcaaaccgatcaaacaaaggAGGCAACAAGTATGGGAAAGGAAGATCTCAAAGCAGACACGGGAGATCTAGGTCCCGACCGAAGTATGACAAGAACAACAAGGGCTGTTTCAGCTGCGGAAAAGAGGGACATTGGAAGAGAGAATGTCCAGACAGGAGGTCCAATAAATCCGCCAACATTGCAGAAGAGCCGAAACAACCATTAGTGCTAACGGTTAGTACTAAGGATTCCAAAGAGGAATGGGCAATAGACTCCGGATGTTCTTTTCATATCACACCAAACAAAGATGTGTTGTTTGACCTAAAAGAATTCGAAGGAGGGAGAGTTCTAATGGCTAACAACACCCACTGTGATGTAAAAGGGATTGGCAAGATCAGGATCGTGAGACCCGATGGAACCGTGGTGGTTCTCACGGATGTGAGGTACATGCCGAATATGAGCCGGAATTTGATATCTTACGGGATGCTCGAACGATCAGGATGTCAATACGAAGGGAAAGATTTTATGATCAGGTTCTACAAGGACGGGAAGGAGGTCATATCAGGAAAGTTCAACGAAGGTCTTTATTATCTACAAGGGACAGTATCTAAAGGAGAAGCTAACGTATCAAGGGCAGAAATAGACAAGACAACTATATGGCATTCGAGATTATGCCATATGAGTTTAAAGAATCTGAATGTGCTGGTAGAGAAGGGATATGTACCGAAGAAGGAAGTGGATAAGCTTGAGTTCTGTGATACATGTGTCCTGGGAAAATCACACAAGCAAAGCTTTCCCGCTGCGAAGCATACCACTAAAGAAATTCTCGAGTACATACATTCAGATTTATGGGGAGCTCCATCAACTCCAGAAAGCCTAGCAAGATGCAAGTACTTCATTAGCTTCATAGATGATTACTCACGGAAAGTCtggatttattttcttaagactAAAGATGAAGCCTTCAGCAAATTCAAGGAATGGAAAGAAGCTGTAGAAAATCAAACCAGGAAGAAAATAAAGTGTCTACGAACAGATAATGGTCTTGAGTTTTGCAATCAGCAATTTGATAAACTTTGCAAAGACTCGGGAATCAAGAGACACAAGACTTGTTCgtatactccacaacaaaacgGGGTTGCGGAGCGGATGAACAGAACAATCATGGACAAAGTTCGGTGCATGCTCGTGGAGACAGGATTAGGGCAAGAGTTTTGGGCCGAAGCCGCGTCAACGGCCGCATATGTGATCAATCGATCTCCAAACTCTGCGATTGATTACGAGCTACCCGAAGAACGATGGACAGGTACTAAGTGTGACTTAAGTAACCTGAGAAGGTTCGGGTGCTCCGCGTTTGTTCATAAGGTTCAAGATAAAACAAGTCCAAGGGCCATAAAAGGAGTATTTGTGGGATACCCATTCGGTATTAAAGGTTACCGTGTTTGGATGCCAGAAACTGGTAAGTGCGACACCAGTAGGAACGTGGTATTTAACGAAGAAGAGTTATACAAGCACACAGAACACGCCAAGAAAGACACGGAAGTTGCGAGCATggagaataaaagaaaagaaaaccgaACGAGAAGAGTGACGTTCAAAGAAGATTTGATAGAAGGCCCGTCTCCATCAAACGTTGACGACGAGGAGCAAACTGCTCAAGGTGGAGAACCTATTTTAAAGGAAACGTCTAATAGCTTAGAAGAAGCCGTGTctagtgaagaagatgaaaacgTTTCAGAAACAGAGACGAGTAGTGATGGTTACATGCTAGCAAGAGATCGAGTTCGAAGGCAAATAAAACCACCGTCAAGATTCGAAGACGAAGATTTCGTAGCTTACGCACTAGCAGCAGCAGATGAGATAGAAATAGAAGAGCCTAAGACTTTCGCTGAAGCTATGAAAGGCAAGAACCGAAAGCAGTGGAAGAATGGAGCAGATGAAGAGATGGATTCACTCCAACGAAACCGTACATGGAGCTTGATTGAGAAACCTGAGAATGCAAAAGTTATAGGATGCAAGTGGATTTGCAAGTTAAAACCAGGGATACCCGGAGTAGAAGAGCCAAGATATAAGATGAGATTGGTGGCTCAAGGTTTCTCACAACAGGAAGGAATTGATTACAACGAAGTGTTCTCTCCGGTGGTGAAACACGTATCAATTCGCATCATGCTCTCATTCGTGGTTAACAACGATTATGAACTCGAGCAGATGGACGTGAAGACGGCATTCTTACATGGTGATTTAGAAGAAAGGATTCTGATGAAGCAACCAGAAGGATATATTAAGAAAGGGGATGAAAATAAAGTGTGCTTACTTAAGAAATCCCTATATGGGCTAAAACAATCTCCAAGGAGATGGAACCATAGGTTTGATTGTTTTATGAAGTCTCAACAGTTTATAAGAAGCAAGGAGGATCCGTGCGTCTACATGAAGAATGTCAACACGGCACAAGCGGCATTCTTACTCCTATACGTTGATGACATGCTCATAGCTTCTGGAGATAAGCAAGAAATCAAGAACATAAAAGAGAGTTTGAGCAAGGAATTCGAGATGAAAGACATGGGAAAGGCATCGAGAATATTAGGAATGGATATCATAAGAGATAGAGAGAAGGGAATCCTAATATTATCACAGGAGGGCTATCTACGGAAAGTAGTAGAAACATTTGGAATGACAGATGCAAAGGCCGTAATTACACCAACTTCATCTCAGTTCAAACTAAGGAAACTAAAGCCAGAgcagaaggaagaagaaagaaaaatcatggaagataTTCCATATTCAAGTGTCGTGGGGAGTATCATGTATGCAATGGTCGGTTCTCGACCGGACCTCGGTTTTGCAGTGGGATTAGTAAGCAGATATATGTCTGAACCGGGAAGAGAGCATTGGGAAGTTGCGAAGTGGGTTTTAAGATACCTAACAGGAGCTACAGGAAGGTGCCTAACGTTTACTAAAGGATCGAAGTTTAGTATCGAGGGGTTTTGTGATTCTGATTACGCAACAGACCTGGACAGAAGAAGGTCTGTTACAGGGTACGTGTTTCAAGTTTGGGGAAATACGGTAAGCTGGAGATCAGGGTTACAAGACGTGGTAGCTCTATCAACAACCGAAGCCGAGTACATGGCTCTAACCGCAGCTGCAAAAGAAGCTTTATGGCTAAGAAGACTATGCAAGGAACTCGGATTTGATCAGGAAAGTGTCAGGATAAATTGTGATTCACAAAGTGCTATAGCCCTAGCAAAGAATCATGTTCATCACGAGCGAACTAAGCATGTCGACACTAAGTATCATTTTATCAGAGATGTAGTCGAAGATGGCAGTNNNNNNNNNNNNNNNNNNNNNNNNNNNNNNNNNNNNNNNNNNNNNNNNNNNNNNNNNNNNNNNNNNNNNNNNNNNNNNNNNNNNNNNNNNNNNNNNNNNNGTTTGAGCTCTAATTCGGGAATTCGCCAAACAAAACCTCaactttgcacgaattgccaaaacaaacatgaactttttggctggccaaaaaaaacactaaactttcattgactttctaattaattaacaatgttttcgttgacttgacaatttagcacgccgtcagTTAACTTAACATACGTCGTTTATTGTTGGCGTtaaagtaaaacgacgtcgtttcaaatgagatgaaacgacgtcgttttatatgatttgaaaaataaaaacaagtagcCCCTGGATTCGAACACAGGTTGGGTAAGACATATGACAAGGTGTTTTACCACTGGCTAGTGGCACTTTCAATGTACTTACTAacatatttaatgttatttggtactcattgaatataaattttttttctaaaacttaaaaatatctttgaaatttcaaaaaattgaaaaaagaaatactttaataaaattaattttgaaattaaaatgaaaaaaaaattcttaaaaaaaataaaaatctttaaaattcaatatctagcttaaaaaatcgaaattaaaaaaattattttataaaaaaaaattaaatttcgatttttaagctggatattgaattttttaatttttatcttttaaaaaaaaaaattattttttcattttaatttcaaaattaattttataaaaatattcctttttcaattttaaaattttaaagatattttaggtttttagaaaaaaaaattatattcaatgagtaccaaataaaattaaatatgttattaagTACATTGAAAGTGCCACTAGCCAGTGGTAAAACACCGTGTCATATGTCCTACCCAACCTGAGTTCGAATCCAGGAGgctacttgtttttatttttcaaaatcatataaaacgacgtcgtttcatctcaTTTGATACGACGTCGTTTTTACTTTAACGACAACAATAAACGACGTATGTTAAGTTAActgacggcgtgctaaattggcaagtcaacgaaaacattgcTAATTAATTAGAAAGTCAATGAAAGTTTAGTGTTTTCTTGGTCAGTCAAAAATTCatgtttgttttggcaattcgtgcaaagttGAGGTTTTGTTTGGCCGAATTCCCGCTCTAATTCTAACTTGCCATAATAAATATCGCTGGTCGCAACCCTGATTTTTTCTTATTAGAAAACCTGACAAATGTAACTCTGCTGACTTCTAGTTAATTGTATGTTGTCATGtcaatttctattaaaaaaacttaaaactcaaaaatcattatcttttttatttttttgacaaagtatTCTCCTTTATTATTTATCTGGTGCAGTATTAATCCATATATACCCGATAAGATTTGAACCCATAACATAAAACCCGACATTTCTGCATTAACATTAAATGATATTGTACGTTTGATGTTTCATAAAATAAGCACAACCtcttattatatgttttagaaaattgtttaagaaaaaaatgtttataaatataCACGTAAAATACTTTACTCAGATGACTATCTAGATTTATCTTCTGTTTTCATTTCATATTCGTTTATTAAACAGATGATATATTAAAAGTGAGGTATTAGTTTTTAGTTTGaaccaattttaaaatatattatactaaaagaGATGTCATAACTTTTAgttgtgtgatattttaaaaatagaccatctatcaaaatcattaatttaaagaCATATCATTTAGTTCTCATCATTATCTGAGAAACAGTTTatctattttacaaaataatattcacTAGATGATATCCGCGCTCTGCGCGGTTCAAGATATTTTACGAATAGTTATTTACATTATATTGAGATATAgtaatttataatatgtaaatatttacattatatcaagtatttgttataatttaataatataagaaTCTTAACAAAAGGAACAATAGTGATGAATTTTTAGTCTCTaagatatttaatatatttctctatttctttctaaaaattaatattcttataagatttttatctattttaaaattaatgatgTTTACTTATTAATGTTATAAATTGATCTATtcattgtaatttttattttcttaaaaatttagcattatttaaacaatatattttactccaaaaagacacaatacaaaaaaatatagatattatcTAACGATCAATTAATATATCTGACTATAAATGATTAATTATGTATCCCAAAATGAAAAATGAACATTTATCAAAGTTATTGGAGTATttcaaataactaatatttaggttgtgttacaaaaaaataatatttaggtTTGAACTTAATATATGTTATCACTATGAAAAATCTATGTaactttataattaatttttattttaatgttatgtacatataaaactttaaataccatttttaaataaatttttcttctaaattataaaataattgctattatgtaaacaaaaactgtattgttataaataaaaataaattaggtTTCCCATAgacatatattttagttataattacaaaatttaaagagctattttataataaaatatgtctctattatagaggaatgctatttttaCCTCTAAATATAGAGGTAAATATAGAAACtttattttagaggaaaaacaaaaatatgttagAGTAGATGTTATAAAtgtcactagattttgacccgcgctttgaaagcgcggaatattttacgatgaaaaatttcactaataatttaacaaatattttggtaatttttaaagagtgtgtatttaaaatatttttgcatttaaatcagtgtttttaaattcaacccgattgtaattataccggttaatccggagatctgacaattcaatttaggtttttaaaatatacatattaaaaaaaatcactaaaacccgagactaaccgattgaactgatggatgaccatATGTATCTAATTGATTTAaatgtaatagtttcataatttgtaatcttataatccaaattttaaagtttattattttgtatttatgaaattataacgtttctacaaaattttaaagagaaaatgatatatatataaaataactaaaattaattattgtattgtttggaaacattgatagtagtataaaaatatattgtttggaaacattgatagtagtataaagaaataagtatattgtttggaaacatggatagtagtataagaaaggaacattagtgatttaatgtaggtttaactataaagtataaaggtgtatttaatttaaaatttacaaaataaatgttaggtccaacagaatgtttctgttttaataagatagatataattTGGTAACTTTCTGGATTCACAGAAACCAACTCCGATAACATCTGcgataataatatttaacaaaagtaatattagtattttactCTCTTGGAACTTGAGATATAGAAAGGATCACTTACCATCCAAAAAATCAGGATCGAGGTTCCATCTAGAATTGAGCGATAGGTCACAGGTTGGAGTCCAGAGAATTGATTCGGGAGGTCTTCACAGTTTCGAATCCAGGTGGTAGGAGAAAACCAATCTTGTAAGGGTGGTTGGTTGTCCGGTAAGAACCGtagaaaagtgtcaaggagaaGTTAAAATGAATCTTGGAACATTCTTGCTGAAGAATGGTTCTAACTGGTGAACCAGTTCCTTTTTAACTGACGTATGGATCTTATCtcactgaaaaaaaaaatattcggtcagaaaaaaatattcaaaacgaAAAAGAATTTGTATGTAACAACATGATGGAAACGACAGACTTATCTTTGCATCCGTGAAAACCATTTCTAGGGTTTCTGACCAGCCGTCGAATATTGATTCCAGAGTCTAATCACTTTCACCCTTATATTCCACGTAGATTTCTTTGGCTTTAAATCCGAAATAAAATTTATGGCATTCATTTTCGATTATGCTTTTGAAATACGTTTAGTTTGTGATGGCTGTGTAAGAAGTGTgtaggaatatatatatatatatatatatatatatatatatatatatcaatcaaGGATATAGGGTCTAGGGAGAGACGATTTAATATCATGGTAATCAAATAACACCTATAATGAGTAA
The Raphanus sativus cultivar WK10039 chromosome 1, ASM80110v3, whole genome shotgun sequence DNA segment above includes these coding regions:
- the LOC108840616 gene encoding putative pentatricopeptide repeat-containing protein At1g09680; translated protein: MFRIKILRSTVSRSHLQKFPRTSSLFSTWYSPESLSDPLVHDDDDNENPILVKLSAAIRDSNSSFTSCPSIRNLLPSLTARHVVDLIDRNPLSLPHQSIFAFFKFISSQPGFRFTIDSYFAMARFLAVHKMFDEAQSLVSLVVSWKGKNSASSVFTALLETRGSDFIVDALMIAYTNVGFVPDAVQCFRLSRKHRFVVPIRGCGSLLDRMMKVNPTETVWGFYMEILDAGYPSNVYVFNILMNKFCKEGKMCDAQKVFDEITKRSLRPTVVSFNTLINGYCKAGDLDEGFRLKERMVKSRTRGDVFTYSALINALCKENRMDGAHGLFDEMCERGLIPNDVIFTTLIHGHSRNGRIDLMKESYQKMLSRGLQPDIVLYNTLVNGFCKNGDLVAARNVVDGMIHRGLRPDKVTYTTLIDGFCRGGDADAALEIRKKMDQNGIELDRVGFSALICGMCKEGRVFDAERALREMLRAGMKPDDVIYTMMMDASCKKGDVQTGFKLLKEMQSDGHVPSVVTYNVLLNGLCKLGQMKNADMLLDAMLNIGVAPDDITYNILLEGHHRHAHSLKHYIPKPEIGTVADLASYKSLVSELYRASKEHRNR
- the LOC108840634 gene encoding disease resistance protein RBA1, whose amino-acid sequence is MKKSNSNISAKDTLSAPLHIHNNNQVFINFRGEELRCSFVSHLVDAFKRHGINFFIDKDEQKGKDRKHLFARIKQSTIALTIFSRRYAESRWCLNELAKIKKRADQRKLQVIPIFFKVKAASVRYQKAEFGRNFWRLAKTSSGEQIKKWKEALESVSDKMGLPLGEQRYLTHNP